Proteins from a single region of Caloramator sp. E03:
- the nrdR gene encoding transcriptional regulator NrdR — MKCPFCDYEETKVIDSRPTEDNTSIRRRRECLRCQKRFTTYEKVEDIPVFVIKKDGNRESFDKRKILNGILKACEKRPVSILQMESVADEIEKQIYNTMQQEVPSSLIGELVMKKLKELDDVAYVRFASVYRQFKDINTFMEELQKILKEK, encoded by the coding sequence ATGAAATGCCCGTTTTGTGATTATGAAGAAACTAAGGTTATTGATTCAAGGCCTACTGAGGATAACACCTCTATAAGAAGGAGAAGGGAATGTTTAAGGTGCCAAAAAAGGTTTACAACCTATGAAAAGGTTGAGGATATTCCCGTATTTGTTATAAAAAAAGATGGAAACAGGGAATCATTTGATAAAAGGAAAATTTTAAATGGAATTTTAAAGGCATGTGAAAAAAGACCTGTTTCTATTTTACAGATGGAGTCTGTTGCTGATGAGATAGAAAAGCAAATATATAATACAATGCAGCAGGAGGTTCCAAGCAGCTTAATAGGAGAGCTTGTAATGAAAAAATTAAAGGAGCTTGATGATGTTGCTTATGTAAGATTTGCATCAGTATACAGGCAGTTTAAAGATATTAATACCTTTATGGAGGAGCTTCAAAAAATACTAAAGGAAAAATAG
- a CDS encoding YlmC/YmxH family sporulation protein, translating into MKERFQTKDTLTTSDLRQMEVIDIAEGKRLGFISDIIFDDDLKRIESIVIPPQNSFLFIFKKKDEIQIRWNQIKVIGVDVILVDTSTKNANDEKDKTL; encoded by the coding sequence ATGAAAGAGAGATTTCAAACAAAAGATACTCTTACAACATCCGATTTAAGGCAGATGGAAGTCATAGATATTGCAGAAGGAAAAAGACTTGGATTTATAAGTGATATTATATTTGATGATGATTTAAAAAGGATTGAGAGCATAGTTATTCCCCCTCAGAATAGTTTTTTGTTTATTTTTAAAAAAAAGGATGAGATACAAATAAGATGGAACCAAATAAAGGTAATTGGAGTTGATGTAATTCTCGTTGATACATCAACAAAAAATGCAAACGATGAAAAGGATAAAACTTTATAG
- the sigG gene encoding RNA polymerase sporulation sigma factor SigG, whose translation MITNKVEICGVNTSKLPVLSNEEMRQLIVKMRQGDKEAREKFINGNLRLVLSVIQRFNNRGENVDDLFQVGCIGLIKAIDNFDLSQNVKFSTYAVPMVIGEIRRYLRDNNSIRVSRSLRDIAYKALQVRDGLISKNNKEPTVSEIAKELNIPMEEVVFALDAIQDPVSLFEPIYHDGGDAIFVMDQISDTKNHDDTWIENISIRQALQKLNKREKLILTLRFFEGKTQMEVAQEIGISQAQVSRLEKSALNHMRKYI comes from the coding sequence ATGATTACAAACAAAGTTGAAATTTGCGGAGTTAATACGTCAAAGCTGCCAGTTCTAAGTAACGAAGAAATGAGACAATTAATTGTAAAGATGCGACAAGGGGATAAGGAAGCAAGAGAAAAGTTTATAAATGGAAATCTTAGGCTTGTACTTAGTGTTATACAAAGATTTAATAATAGAGGAGAAAACGTAGATGACTTATTTCAAGTTGGATGCATAGGATTAATAAAAGCAATTGATAACTTTGATCTTAGTCAAAACGTTAAGTTTTCAACTTATGCAGTTCCTATGGTAATAGGAGAGATTAGAAGATATCTTAGGGATAACAATTCAATAAGGGTAAGCCGTTCATTAAGGGATATTGCATATAAAGCACTTCAGGTAAGGGATGGTTTAATATCTAAAAACAATAAAGAACCTACAGTATCAGAAATAGCAAAAGAACTAAATATTCCTATGGAAGAAGTTGTATTTGCATTAGATGCTATTCAGGATCCTGTATCTTTATTTGAGCCTATTTACCACGATGGTGGTGATGCTATCTTTGTTATGGACCAGATTAGCGATACAAAAAATCATGACGACACATGGATTGAAAACATATCTATAAGGCAAGCACTTCAAAAGTTAAACAAAAGGGAAAAACTTATTTTAACTTTAAGGTTTTTCGAAGGAAAAACGCAGATGGAAGTTGCACAAGAGATAGGTATTTCCCAGGCCCAGGTTTCAAGGCTTGAAAAGTCAGCTTTAAACCACATGAGAAAATACATTTAG
- the sigE gene encoding RNA polymerase sporulation sigma factor SigE produces the protein MKSLKKFFNSVRKKLKELFNFIQWKIFNLQDIFYIGGAEALPPPLSNEEEKNLVDQLRQGNEGIRTVLIERNLRLVVYIARKFENTGISIEDLISIGTIGLIKAVNTFDPTKRIKLATYASRCIENEILMYLRRNSKVRGEISFDEPLNVDWDGNELLLSDILGTDNDLIYHYIEDEVEKQLLRNAMTRLSSREKQIMELRFGLDGGSEKTQKEVADILGISQSYISRLEKRIIKRLRREISRMI, from the coding sequence ATGAAATCTCTTAAAAAATTTTTTAATTCAGTTAGGAAAAAATTAAAAGAGCTATTCAACTTTATACAGTGGAAAATATTTAATTTACAGGATATTTTTTATATTGGAGGAGCTGAAGCACTTCCACCTCCTCTGAGCAATGAAGAGGAGAAGAATTTAGTAGATCAATTACGTCAAGGAAATGAAGGAATAAGAACTGTGCTCATAGAGAGGAATTTAAGGCTTGTTGTATATATTGCAAGAAAATTTGAAAACACTGGGATTAGCATTGAGGATTTGATTTCCATTGGTACTATAGGGCTTATTAAAGCTGTCAATACATTTGATCCAACAAAGAGAATAAAGCTTGCAACCTATGCTTCAAGATGCATAGAAAATGAAATACTTATGTATCTTAGAAGAAACAGCAAGGTAAGAGGAGAGATATCCTTTGATGAACCTTTAAACGTTGATTGGGATGGAAATGAGCTTCTTTTATCTGATATATTAGGAACAGATAACGATCTTATATATCACTATATAGAAGATGAAGTTGAAAAACAGCTTTTAAGGAATGCAATGACAAGGTTAAGTAGTAGAGAAAAGCAGATTATGGAGTTAAGGTTTGGACTTGATGGTGGATCTGAAAAAACACAAAAAGAGGTAGCAGACATACTTGGCATTTCACAGTCGTATATATCAAGGCTTGAAAAGAGGATTATAAAAAGATTAAGAAGAGAAATAAGTAGAATGATATAG
- the spoIIGA gene encoding sigma-E processing peptidase SpoIIGA, with protein MGDVVYIDVLVLENFFMNFLLLYILKRICKHNANIWKIAIAALIGALYIIFIFSPDFNFMYTLLMKFMMSLIMIVIAFTPNKIKDLIRIVILFYIEAFITGGSILAIFYLTRNEINITGGAIITNLSSGYMIAGILIAILFVKLGFDYFENHYRTEGNKVDMQIVLEDKKCSITALIDTGNTLKDPVSNVPVIVAYLKSVLELFPEELKEYILKDYNYETLTQKIISSSLKSRIRIIPFRALGTENGILIAIRADMAVVKYKNKNNIVFEPIIALYDKPISVDGDYEALAYPEILK; from the coding sequence ATGGGGGATGTTGTTTATATAGATGTACTTGTGCTTGAAAATTTCTTTATGAATTTTCTTTTACTATATATTTTAAAAAGGATATGCAAACACAATGCAAATATATGGAAAATAGCAATAGCTGCTTTAATTGGGGCTTTATATATAATTTTTATTTTTAGTCCTGATTTTAATTTCATGTATACCCTTCTTATGAAATTTATGATGTCACTAATTATGATTGTAATTGCTTTTACTCCAAATAAAATTAAGGATTTAATAAGGATTGTTATACTATTTTATATTGAGGCTTTTATAACTGGGGGAAGCATATTGGCAATATTTTATCTTACAAGAAATGAAATAAATATTACAGGAGGGGCAATTATTACAAATCTATCATCAGGTTATATGATAGCAGGTATACTTATAGCAATATTATTTGTAAAGTTAGGCTTTGATTATTTTGAGAACCATTACCGTACTGAGGGAAATAAAGTTGACATGCAGATTGTACTGGAGGATAAAAAGTGCAGTATTACTGCTCTTATAGATACAGGAAATACTCTAAAAGACCCTGTAAGCAATGTTCCTGTTATAGTTGCATATCTAAAATCTGTACTTGAGTTATTTCCTGAAGAACTTAAGGAATATATTTTAAAGGATTACAATTATGAAACACTGACACAAAAAATAATATCTTCTTCATTGAAGTCAAGAATTAGAATTATACCTTTTAGAGCTTTAGGTACTGAAAATGGTATTTTAATTGCCATAAGGGCTGATATGGCTGTTGTAAAGTATAAGAACAAAAATAATATTGTATTTGAACCTATTATTGCATTATATGACAAGCCTATATCAGTAGATGGGGATTATGAGGCTCTTGCTTATCCAGAAATATTAAAATAG
- the ftsZ gene encoding cell division protein FtsZ: protein MLDFEFEVDQTAIIKVIGVGGGGNNAVNRMIDFGLKGVEFISINTDKQALYLSKAGQKIQIGDKLTKGLGAGANPEIGEKAAEESKDEITQALKGADLVFITAGMGGGTGTGAAPVVAQIAKELGILTVGVITKPFSFEGRPRMRNAEQGISKLKDRVDTLVTIPNDRLLQVVDKKTPIQEAFRIADDVLRQGVQGISDLITTPGLINVDFADVKTIMLNHGLAHMGVGRASGENRAAEAAKQAISSPLLETTINGAMGVLLNITGGPGLTLFEVNEAADQVKQAADPDANIIFGAVIDENLEDEIRITVIATGFEKYNENKAAKKEEQKGESKQIVKDIEINVSDDNLDIPPFFRNQRNRR from the coding sequence GTGCTTGATTTTGAATTTGAAGTTGATCAAACAGCTATAATAAAAGTTATTGGTGTTGGTGGTGGTGGAAATAACGCTGTAAATAGAATGATAGATTTTGGACTAAAGGGTGTTGAGTTTATTTCTATCAATACTGATAAACAGGCTCTTTATCTTTCAAAAGCAGGTCAAAAGATTCAAATAGGGGACAAACTTACTAAAGGTTTAGGGGCAGGAGCCAATCCTGAAATTGGTGAAAAAGCTGCAGAAGAAAGTAAGGATGAAATAACTCAGGCACTTAAAGGAGCAGACTTGGTGTTTATAACAGCGGGCATGGGTGGAGGAACAGGTACAGGTGCTGCTCCGGTAGTTGCTCAAATTGCAAAGGAGCTTGGAATACTTACTGTTGGAGTTATAACTAAACCTTTTTCCTTTGAAGGCAGACCAAGAATGCGTAATGCAGAACAGGGTATTTCAAAGCTTAAAGATAGGGTTGATACTTTAGTTACAATACCAAACGATAGGTTATTACAAGTAGTAGACAAAAAAACACCAATACAGGAAGCTTTTAGAATTGCAGACGATGTATTAAGGCAAGGTGTCCAGGGTATATCTGACCTTATTACTACACCAGGACTTATAAATGTTGACTTTGCTGACGTTAAAACAATAATGTTAAATCATGGTTTAGCTCACATGGGAGTTGGAAGGGCTTCAGGAGAAAACAGAGCTGCTGAAGCTGCAAAGCAGGCAATATCGAGTCCTTTACTTGAAACAACTATAAATGGGGCTATGGGGGTACTCCTTAACATAACTGGAGGACCTGGACTGACTTTATTTGAAGTAAATGAGGCAGCAGATCAAGTTAAGCAAGCAGCAGATCCTGATGCTAATATAATATTTGGTGCAGTTATAGATGAGAATTTAGAAGATGAGATAAGAATAACAGTAATTGCAACAGGATTTGAAAAATATAATGAGAATAAAGCTGCAAAGAAGGAAGAACAAAAGGGAGAAAGCAAACAGATAGTTAAGGATATTGAAATCAATGTTTCAGATGATAATCTTGATATACCTCCATTCTTTAGGAACCAAAGAAATAGAAGATAA
- the ftsA gene encoding cell division protein FtsA, translated as MGNIVVSLDIGSSKVCVLIAEMNKKQFNILGVGTSECKGVKKGIIVDIDTTVEAITNAVKQAEQMANMNIKSVYVNIIGGYTTLYKNKGVIAVSREDKEITQDDVKRVLQAAKVVAVPADKEIIDIIPEQFIVDGYSEIKDPVGMVGVRLEVDANLIVASCTTVQNIIRSVQKAGLTVDGIIVEPIATSTVILNDDEKELGVALIDVGAETTDISIFKKGSLCYSKVIPVGENHITNDISIILKISSADAEKIKRQYGVAQASMIKNDDIIKINNLAGKGQKEIHLLEVAEIIEARLSEILYIIRNEIDKSGALNSLAAGIVITGGGLFNIKGIQDMAQSYFDIPVRFGYPNFIGVANPIYAAAVGMAMYELKQKKTSSIDYQSMHAEKEIAVTEEEDYEEKEKHSIFTKIKEFLADFF; from the coding sequence ATGGGTAATATAGTTGTATCGTTGGACATAGGTTCTTCTAAAGTATGTGTATTGATTGCAGAAATGAACAAAAAGCAATTTAATATACTTGGTGTTGGAACCTCCGAATGCAAAGGCGTCAAAAAAGGGATTATAGTTGATATAGATACAACTGTTGAAGCAATTACTAATGCAGTAAAGCAGGCTGAACAAATGGCCAATATGAACATAAAATCAGTTTATGTTAATATTATAGGAGGATACACAACCTTATATAAAAATAAAGGAGTAATTGCTGTATCAAGGGAAGATAAGGAAATAACCCAGGACGATGTTAAAAGAGTTTTACAGGCTGCAAAAGTAGTGGCTGTCCCAGCAGATAAGGAAATAATAGATATAATTCCAGAGCAGTTTATAGTAGATGGATACAGTGAAATAAAAGATCCTGTTGGAATGGTAGGAGTTAGGCTTGAAGTTGATGCTAATTTAATAGTTGCATCTTGTACGACTGTTCAAAACATAATAAGAAGTGTTCAAAAAGCAGGTCTTACAGTTGATGGTATAATAGTTGAGCCTATCGCTACTTCAACAGTTATTTTAAATGATGATGAAAAGGAATTAGGAGTTGCTTTAATAGATGTTGGAGCTGAAACCACAGACATATCAATTTTTAAGAAAGGATCTCTATGTTATAGCAAGGTAATTCCTGTTGGTGAAAATCACATAACCAACGATATTTCTATTATACTTAAAATATCTTCAGCCGATGCTGAAAAGATAAAAAGGCAGTATGGTGTTGCACAAGCAAGCATGATAAAAAATGATGATATAATAAAAATCAACAATTTAGCAGGAAAAGGTCAGAAGGAAATTCATCTTTTAGAAGTTGCAGAAATTATAGAGGCACGACTTTCTGAAATACTATACATAATAAGGAATGAAATTGATAAAAGCGGGGCATTGAACAGCTTAGCGGCTGGAATTGTGATAACAGGTGGAGGGCTGTTTAATATAAAAGGCATACAGGACATGGCTCAATCATACTTTGATATACCAGTAAGGTTTGGATATCCAAACTTCATTGGTGTTGCAAATCCAATTTATGCAGCTGCAGTAGGAATGGCAATGTATGAATTGAAACAGAAAAAAACTAGTTCTATTGATTATCAATCTATGCATGCAGAAAAAGAAATTGCAGTAACTGAAGAGGAAGACTATGAGGAAAAAGAAAAGCATAGTATATTTACCAAAATTAAAGAATTCTTAGCAGACTTTTTTTAA
- a CDS encoding DUF881 domain-containing protein gives MKLNEGRLLLLFTGIMTGVFLSSFIVNTASKPTIILTYQQYQKYNQEANELKSELKGLYMDERDLRNKLNNYYTNTQKNKNVTETLKKELEEVKLFAGEKSINGPGVEIEIDDSHDYLNNEEIMNYITHNTDLLSIVNELRNAGAEGISINGKRFYERTAITCEGSVIMVNGEYIVPPFQISAVGDPEALIYALSIPESHVAQMKERGLYVKIIKRDNININQLNYRFLPKYIKQSK, from the coding sequence ATGAAGTTGAATGAAGGAAGGCTTCTCCTTCTGTTTACTGGCATAATGACTGGGGTATTTTTATCATCATTTATTGTAAATACAGCTTCAAAGCCGACTATTATTCTTACTTATCAGCAATATCAAAAATATAATCAGGAAGCTAACGAACTAAAATCTGAGCTTAAAGGACTATATATGGATGAGAGAGATTTAAGAAATAAACTTAATAACTATTATACTAATACACAAAAGAATAAAAACGTCACGGAAACGTTGAAAAAAGAACTTGAAGAAGTTAAACTATTTGCAGGAGAGAAAAGTATAAATGGTCCTGGGGTTGAAATAGAAATTGATGACAGTCATGATTATTTGAATAATGAAGAGATAATGAATTATATAACCCATAACACTGATTTGCTAAGTATTGTAAACGAGCTTAGAAATGCTGGGGCTGAAGGCATATCAATAAATGGGAAAAGGTTTTACGAAAGAACTGCTATAACCTGTGAAGGATCGGTTATTATGGTCAATGGTGAATATATTGTTCCACCTTTTCAAATTTCTGCAGTTGGTGATCCTGAGGCACTTATATATGCCTTATCAATTCCAGAGAGTCATGTTGCTCAAATGAAGGAAAGGGGACTTTATGTAAAAATAATAAAAAGGGATAATATAAATATAAACCAATTGAATTATAGATTTCTACCTAAATATATAAAACAATCAAAATAG
- a CDS encoding small basic family protein, with amino-acid sequence MIPLIGLIIGILIGIFLKINIPTYLTTYVPVAILAALDSVFGGFRAALENKFDSDIFISGFFVNIILAAGLTYLGDQLNVPIYLAAVLVFGSRIFNNFAIIRRILLEKGRAKLKHKEEQ; translated from the coding sequence ATGATACCTTTAATTGGACTAATAATCGGTATATTAATTGGAATATTCCTTAAGATAAACATTCCAACTTATTTAACAACTTATGTTCCAGTGGCAATTTTAGCGGCTTTAGATTCGGTATTTGGAGGTTTTAGAGCAGCACTTGAAAATAAATTTGATTCAGATATTTTTATTTCTGGATTTTTTGTAAATATTATTCTAGCTGCAGGGCTTACCTATCTTGGAGACCAATTAAATGTTCCCATATATTTAGCAGCTGTATTGGTCTTTGGAAGCAGGATTTTTAATAATTTTGCAATTATAAGAAGAATATTGCTTGAAAAAGGTAGAGCAAAACTCAAGCATAAGGAGGAACAATAA
- a CDS encoding DUF881 domain-containing protein has protein sequence MKGLKYQLVIGFVCIILGLMISLQFKSMSGIRSKYSYKRIEDLVSEVETLRKQRDELSSKVQEYQKKVDEIEKAVASESEVANQMKKEIDSLRFLSGLTDVEGPGIIMTLTPSNDVKNSETSMIYSTDLIDIVNELNAAGAEAISINEQRYVGRTQIKEAGATIKINDEKFSPIDTFVIKAIGDPKVLEGAFKIPGGIKDKLEELAGINVKITKSDNIKILKYNKSIDYKYVK, from the coding sequence GTGAAAGGGTTGAAATATCAGCTTGTGATAGGCTTTGTATGTATTATATTAGGACTTATGATATCTCTTCAATTCAAATCAATGAGTGGTATAAGAAGTAAATATAGCTACAAAAGGATAGAGGATCTTGTAAGTGAAGTTGAAACTTTAAGAAAACAAAGGGATGAGCTTTCATCAAAGGTACAGGAATACCAAAAAAAGGTTGATGAAATAGAAAAGGCAGTAGCAAGTGAAAGTGAAGTTGCAAATCAGATGAAAAAAGAGATTGATAGTTTAAGATTTCTGTCAGGGCTTACTGATGTAGAAGGTCCAGGAATTATTATGACTTTAACTCCTTCAAATGATGTTAAAAATTCAGAAACTTCCATGATATATTCAACAGATTTAATTGACATAGTAAATGAACTTAATGCAGCAGGAGCAGAGGCAATATCAATAAATGAGCAAAGATATGTTGGAAGAACTCAAATTAAAGAGGCAGGAGCAACAATTAAGATAAACGATGAAAAGTTTAGCCCTATAGATACTTTTGTAATTAAGGCTATAGGGGATCCTAAAGTACTTGAAGGAGCCTTTAAAATACCTGGTGGAATTAAAGATAAGCTTGAAGAACTTGCAGGTATAAATGTTAAAATAACAAAAAGTGATAATATAAAAATATTAAAATACAACAAAAGTATAGATTATAAGTATGTAAAATAG
- a CDS encoding cell division protein FtsQ/DivIB, whose product MKNERIEKKIRRRRKFLNVCFLLIFIGIFLTIALKSKYFVINKIIINNNKYVKKEELLALCEAKGKNIFLVKKDKISEKIKSNPYIESVNIKKRLPSTIIINVQEKKVKGLIKFDNAFINLDESGNMIQTVNQFPDGSIPLIEGISVKQYIPGQNIAQNNPTYQKVLKEVLSITDFKECKNVFYSINISDPLNIVLTTKSGIQVCIGDSTNLEYKLSYAISILNNEEVKKNKGIIEILPEGTAIFRKN is encoded by the coding sequence ATGAAAAATGAAAGGATTGAAAAAAAGATAAGAAGGAGAAGAAAGTTTTTAAATGTTTGTTTCCTTTTAATTTTTATAGGAATATTTTTAACAATAGCTTTAAAATCAAAATATTTTGTGATAAATAAAATTATCATAAATAATAATAAATATGTAAAAAAAGAAGAGTTGCTTGCCCTTTGCGAAGCTAAAGGAAAGAATATTTTTTTAGTTAAAAAAGACAAAATCAGTGAAAAAATAAAAAGCAATCCTTATATTGAAAGTGTTAACATAAAAAAGAGACTTCCATCAACAATTATTATTAATGTACAGGAAAAAAAGGTAAAAGGACTCATAAAGTTTGATAATGCTTTTATTAATTTAGATGAATCTGGGAACATGATTCAAACTGTAAATCAATTTCCTGATGGAAGTATTCCTTTAATTGAAGGGATAAGCGTTAAACAATATATTCCCGGTCAAAATATAGCACAAAACAATCCAACTTATCAAAAAGTATTAAAGGAGGTATTGTCAATAACCGATTTTAAAGAATGTAAAAATGTTTTTTATAGTATAAATATAAGTGATCCTTTAAATATAGTACTAACAACAAAGAGTGGAATACAGGTGTGTATAGGTGATTCTACAAACCTTGAATATAAGTTATCTTATGCTATCTCTATTTTAAATAACGAAGAAGTTAAGAAAAACAAAGGAATTATAGAAATATTACCTGAAGGAACAGCTATATTCAGAAAGAATTAA
- the murG gene encoding undecaprenyldiphospho-muramoylpentapeptide beta-N-acetylglucosaminyltransferase has product MKVIISGGGTGGHIYPGVAIAKKLKERHSNCEILFIGSKNGLEKKLIPKEGFKINFITVEGLNKKLSLKTPISVMKAFKGYFQAASIIKQFKPDIVIGTGGYVCGPVVFAAALKGIPTIIHEQNAFPGMTNKILAHFASKIAITFKESEKYFPKNKIVLTGNPIRSQILNQNKSKCRAVWKFDINRPLILVVGGSRGAKNINNAVCDIIPSLIEQNIQLLFVTGETQYDEIVKKLNYKKNDNKFKGVVIEPYIYNMQDALGACDIIISRAGATILSEITALGIPAVLIPSPYVANNHQEYNAMSLEQNGAAVVIKENQLKSDIFKEQVISLINNKEMLAKMSSNSLKLAVLDASEKICNLIEELIK; this is encoded by the coding sequence ATGAAAGTAATAATATCTGGAGGAGGTACGGGAGGGCACATATATCCCGGCGTTGCAATAGCTAAAAAATTAAAGGAAAGACATTCTAACTGTGAAATACTATTTATTGGAAGTAAAAATGGGCTTGAAAAGAAACTGATACCAAAAGAAGGGTTTAAAATAAACTTTATAACTGTTGAAGGTTTAAATAAAAAGCTTTCTTTAAAGACTCCTATTTCAGTTATGAAGGCTTTTAAAGGTTATTTTCAAGCCGCATCTATTATAAAGCAGTTTAAGCCTGATATTGTAATTGGAACAGGTGGATATGTATGTGGCCCTGTGGTTTTTGCTGCTGCATTAAAAGGAATTCCAACTATTATACATGAACAAAATGCCTTTCCAGGAATGACTAACAAGATATTAGCCCATTTTGCTTCTAAGATAGCTATAACCTTTAAAGAATCTGAAAAGTATTTTCCAAAAAATAAAATTGTTTTAACAGGGAATCCTATACGAAGTCAGATATTAAATCAAAATAAATCTAAATGCAGAGCAGTATGGAAATTTGATATTAATAGACCTTTGATTTTAGTAGTTGGAGGAAGTAGAGGAGCAAAAAATATAAACAATGCAGTATGCGATATAATACCTTCTCTTATTGAACAAAATATACAGCTTTTGTTTGTTACTGGAGAAACACAATATGATGAAATAGTTAAAAAGCTAAATTATAAGAAAAACGATAACAAATTTAAAGGCGTTGTAATAGAGCCTTATATATACAATATGCAGGATGCTTTAGGTGCCTGTGATATTATAATAAGCAGAGCAGGGGCTACTATACTTTCAGAGATAACTGCCCTTGGCATTCCTGCAGTTTTAATACCGTCTCCTTATGTTGCAAATAATCATCAGGAATATAATGCAATGTCTCTTGAACAAAATGGTGCTGCTGTTGTTATTAAAGAAAATCAATTAAAGAGTGATATATTTAAAGAGCAGGTAATAAGCCTTATTAATAATAAAGAAATGCTTGCAAAGATGTCTTCAAATTCTTTGAAACTTGCAGTGCTTGATGCTTCGGAAAAGATATGCAATTTGATTGAAGAGCTTATAAAATAA
- the ftsW gene encoding putative lipid II flippase FtsW, whose product MNKKSGMIDFPLFIVILILLAIGINMVFSASMWEDKQFYNDSFYHLKKQLIWAGLGIITMLSAACFDYKKLKNKKLILFGMIVTISLLVIVLFMPPINGSRRWIGIGSLGIQPSEIAKLMMILYASDNITRKGDKIKTFSKGILPVLIVAGMFALLIIKEPNMSTTVIIVTVAFILLFIGGANIGQLVLIFAFGVGAAILGIVLEPYRFKRFLAFKDPWADPLGDGYQAIQSLYALGSGGLLGVGLGQSHQKLYYIPEAQNDFIFSIIAEELGFIGVLFIIILFAILIWRGYKIALNCKDKFGSLMATGITSLIAVQSSINFLVVASFMPITGVTLPLISYGGSSLLFTMLALGVLLNISRQNG is encoded by the coding sequence ATGAATAAAAAAAGTGGTATGATTGATTTTCCACTTTTTATCGTTATATTAATATTATTGGCGATAGGAATAAACATGGTTTTTAGTGCCAGTATGTGGGAAGATAAGCAGTTTTATAATGATAGCTTTTACCACCTTAAGAAACAACTTATATGGGCAGGTCTTGGTATTATTACTATGCTGTCTGCAGCTTGTTTTGACTACAAAAAATTAAAGAATAAAAAACTCATTCTATTTGGAATGATAGTTACTATTTCTCTGCTTGTTATTGTATTATTTATGCCACCTATAAATGGTTCAAGAAGATGGATTGGTATAGGTAGTTTAGGAATACAACCTTCAGAGATAGCAAAACTTATGATGATATTATACGCTTCAGATAATATAACAAGAAAAGGTGATAAGATAAAAACTTTTTCCAAAGGGATACTTCCAGTGCTTATTGTAGCTGGTATGTTTGCCCTTTTAATTATAAAAGAGCCAAACATGAGTACTACAGTAATAATTGTAACAGTTGCTTTCATTCTTTTATTTATAGGGGGAGCTAATATAGGACAATTAGTACTGATATTTGCTTTTGGTGTAGGTGCTGCTATATTAGGTATAGTATTAGAACCATACCGCTTTAAAAGGTTTCTGGCCTTCAAAGATCCATGGGCAGATCCATTGGGTGATGGATATCAAGCTATACAGTCCCTATATGCTTTAGGTTCAGGAGGATTGCTTGGTGTTGGGCTTGGACAATCACATCAAAAGCTATATTATATACCAGAGGCACAAAATGACTTTATATTTTCAATAATAGCAGAGGAGCTTGGATTTATTGGAGTATTATTTATTATAATTTTATTTGCTATATTGATATGGAGAGGATATAAAATAGCTCTTAACTGTAAAGATAAATTTGGAAGCCTAATGGCAACAGGTATTACATCTCTTATTGCTGTTCAATCAAGTATTAACTTTTTAGTTGTAGCATCATTTATGCCAATTACTGGGGTTACTTTGCCACTTATAAGTTATGGAGGTTCTTCACTCTTATTTACTATGTTAGCTTTAGGAGTACTTCTTAATATTTCAAGGCAAAATGGATGA